In a single window of the Ciconia boyciana chromosome 7, ASM3463844v1, whole genome shotgun sequence genome:
- the SYDE2 gene encoding rho GTPase-activating protein SYDE2 isoform X1, whose protein sequence is MADPLRRTLSKLRGRRSQRGAAAGAGHRHSGVCAPQDLIENVYIASRSRKEPKFPQSSEVSEHRPQVNSITVSKKRSWLQQSMHRPPPLEEENTCKEAHGAVIPVPKSPILLPEPAVPRAPSTSPVGRECPTRSRAPVCALPSTASPAVPRSAALDFGEDNDADDEGEIWYNPIPEDDEPDLLRVRSSAVNSPVAVGFPAVRYKRHPGGDSGTATGPHDNPPHSMESVGDSQVAQPSDVSQPDASASLQQHWQRFACKAPSVPAVEDNPAFKCPSTGSGVVLAHRADIPSTEVSPPSPSPLKKSGSINWPFPDRIKSPRTVRKLSMKMKKLPELSRKLSVKGTSSHTSSDNPSSLLKGSCRDTSHTVSLPSSGNSTTAASRNVISRYHLDSSVSSQHTYKKKSSRSSKSFNKGGYLSDGDSPELITKSGKHGHETKCGKGKESLPSNSGKTEIDIDAFRHYNFSDQPKCSQYISGLMSIHFYGAEDLKPPRIDSKDVFCAIQVDSVNKARTALLTCRTTFLDMDHTFNIEIENAQHLKLVVFSWEPTPRKNRVCCHGTVALPTLFRVTKTHQLAVKLEPRGLIYVKLSLMEQWENSLDGLDADREPVMFGVDARKVVEKENAGLMVPLLMQKCILEIEKRGCQVVGLYRLCGSAAVKKELREAFERDSKAVTLCESQYPDINVITGVLKDYLRELPSPLITKQLYEAVLDAMVKNPLKMTASGCENDPSDSEHTAALLDCLPDVEKATLKMLLDHLKLVASYHEVNKMTCQNLAVCFGPVLLSQRQETTNHNNRVFTDSEELASALDFKKHIEVLHYLLQLWPVHHSPAKEPAHLNAFPEHPSSLNYLRPKRQRPQMLNLSSTEMSGVLRPRPAGLDSPSSNRYAGDWSSCGENYFLNPKDCLSEADYDDVPSEDTESGDDGSKAEESDAPVRQLQSIPGEHTFQSYLTMQAIDSAVDHRANLKDLQESIDTLIGNLERELNKNKLNMSY, encoded by the exons ATGGCCGACCCGCTGCGCAGGACGCTCTCCAAGCTGCGGGGCAGGAGGTCCCAgcgaggggcggcggcgggcgccgggcACCGCCACAGCGGGGTCTGCGCCCCGCAGG atttaatagaaaatgtttacatAGCTTCGAGAAGCAGGAAGGAGCCCAAGTTCCCCCAGTCCAGCGAGGTCTCTGAGCACAGGCCGCAGGTGAACAGCATTACTGTTTCTAAGAAAcgcagctggctgcagcagagcatgCACCGACCTCCtcctctggaagaagaaaacaccTGTAAGGAAGCGCATGGGGCTGTTATCCCAGTACCCAAATCTCCCATCCTGCTGCCTGAACCTGCAGTGCCGCGGGCTCCTTCCACGTCACCGGTGGGGCGGGAGTGCCCCACGCGAAGCCGCGCTCCTGTGTGTGCCCTGCCAAGCACCGCAAGCCCTGCTGTGCCAAGGAGCGCTGCTTTGGACTTCGGTGAGGATAATGATGCAGATGATGAAGGAGAAATATGGTACAACCCGATCCCTGAAGATGATGAGCCTGACTTGCTGAGGGTCCGCTCTTCTGCTGTGAATAGCCCAGTTGCTGTGGGCTTCCCAGCGGTTCGGTACAAACGCCACCCTGGGGGTGACTCGGGGACTGCCACGGGTCCTCATGACAATCCCCCACACTCCATGGAGAGCGTGGGGGACAGTCAGGTGGCTCAGCCCAGCGACGTGAGTCAGCCCGATGCCAGTGCATCCTTGCAGCAACACTGGCAGAGGTTTGCCTGCAAGGCTCCCAGCGTGCCAGCAGTAGAGGACAATCCTGCCTTTAAGTGCCCTTCAACAG ggTCTGGAGTTGTACTTGCACACAGGGCTGATATACCCTCCACAGAGGTTTCTCCTCCAAGTCCCAGTCCTCTGAAAAAAAGCGGATCAATCAACTGGCCTTtccctgatagaattaaatctcCCAGGACTGTGAGGAAGCTttccatgaaaatgaaaaagctgccAGAGCTGAGCAGGAAACTGAGTGTCAAGGGAACTTCAAGCCATACTAGTTCAGATAACCCTTCTTCCCTACTGAAAGGTAGCTGCCGGGATACAAGCCATACAGTGTCTTTGCCATCTTCTGGAAACTCAaccacagctgccagcaggaaTGTGATAAGTCGTTACCATCTTGACAGCAGCGTGTCGTCGCAACACacctacaaaaagaaaagctcgAGGAGCTCCAAGTCATTCAACAAAGGTGGTTACCTCAGTGATGGCGACTCTCCCGAACTTATAACTAAATCAGGTAAACATGGGCATGAAACCAAGTGcgggaaaggaaaggagagccTTCCAAGTAACAGTGGTAAAACTGAAATAGATATCGATGCTTTCAGACACTATAACTTTTCTGATCAACCCAAGTGCTCTCAGTACATCTCTGGACTCATGAGCATTCACTTTTATGGTGCTGAAGACTTAAAACCACCAAGAATAGACTCAAAAGATGTCTTTTGTGCAATACAGGTTGACTCAGTAAACAAAGCAAGAACAGCCCTGCTTACATGTAGGACAACATTCCTAGATATGGACCACACATTCAACATAGAAATTGAAAATGCTCAGCACTTAAAGCTGGTGGTGTTCAGCTGGGAACCCACCCCGCGGAAAAATCGGGTGTGTTGTCATGGAACCGTGGCTCTTCCCACTCTCTTCCGAGTGACAAAGACACATCAGCTGGCTGTCAAACTGGAACCGAGGGGGCTTATCTATGTCAAGCTGTCGCTCATGGAGCAGTGGGAGAACTCTCTTGATGGTCTCGATGCAGATCGGGAGCCTGTGATGTTTGGGGTAGATGCTCGAAAAGTTGTAGAGAAGGAAAATGCGGGCTTGATGGTGCCACTTTTGATGCAGAAATGCATTCTGGAGATTGAAAAGAGAGGCTGTCAG GTGGTAGGCCTGTATCGGTTATGTGGCTCAGCAGCGGTTAAGAAAGAGCTTCGAGAGGCATTTGAGAGGGACAGCAAGGCTGTTACTCTCTGTGAAAGCCAGTACCCAGATATTAATGTCATAACAG GCGTCCTAAAGGATTACCTGCGAGAGCTGCCCTCTCCCTTGATAACCAAGCAGCTCTACGAAGCAGTGTTGGATGCCATGGTGAAAAATCCCTTGAAAATGACAGCAAGTGGTTGTGAAAATGACCCGAGTGACTCTGAGCacacagcagccctgctggaCTGCCTGCCAGATGTTGAGAAG gCTACCCTGAAGATGCTGTTGGATCACCTGAAGCTGGTGGCTTCTTACCATGAAGTAAATAAGATGACGTGCCAGAATTTAGCTGTATGTTTTGGGCCTGTGTTACTGAGCCAGAGGCAGGAGACCACCAACCATAACAACAGAGTCTTCACAGACTCGGAAGAGCTTGCTAGTGCCCTGGACTTCAAAAAACACATAGAGGTTCTTCACTATTTACTCCAGCTGTGGCCAG TACATCACTCGCCTGCCAAAGAACCAGCACATCTGAATGCATTTCCCGAGCACCCATCCTCCCTGAATTACCTGAGACCCAAGAGGCAGAGACCTCAGATGCTGAATCTGAGCAGTACCGAGATGTCTGGGGTTCTCAGACCAAGACCAGCAGGTCTAGACAGCCCGTCAAGCAACCGCTACGCTGGAGACTGGAGTAGTTGTGGGGAGAACTACTTCTTAAACCCGAAAGACTGCCTGAGTGAAGCAGACTATGATGACGTCCCTTCAGAAGACACAGAGAGCGGGGATGACGGCAGCAAAGCCGAGGAGTCGGATGCCCCGGTAAGACAGCTGCAGTCCATCCCCGGAGAGCACACGTTTCAGAGCTATTTGACAATGCAAGCAATAGACTCTGCGGTGGATCACAGAGCAAACCTCAAAGACCTGCAGGAAAGTATCGATACTCTGATAGGAAACCTGGAAAGGGAACTCAACAAAAACAAGTTAAATATGAGTTATTAA
- the SYDE2 gene encoding rho GTPase-activating protein SYDE2 isoform X2 codes for MADPLRRTLSKLRGRRSQRGAAAGAGHRHSGVCAPQDLIENVYIASRSRKEPKFPQSSEVSEHRPQVNSITVSKKRSWLQQSMHRPPPLEEENTCKEAHGAVIPVPKSPILLPEPAVPRAPSTSPVGRECPTRSRAPVCALPSTASPAVPRSAALDFGEDNDADDEGEIWYNPIPEDDEPDLLRVRSSAVNSPVAVGFPAVRYKRHPGGDSGTATGPHDNPPHSMESVGDSQVAQPSDVSQPDASASLQQHWQRFACKAPSVPAVEDNPAFKCPSTGSGVVLAHRADIPSTEVSPPSPSPLKKSGSINWPFPDRIKSPRTVRKLSMKMKKLPELSRKLSVKGTSSHTSSDNPSSLLKGSCRDTSHTVSLPSSGNSTTAASRNVISRYHLDSSVSSQHTYKKKSSRSSKSFNKGGYLSDGDSPELITKSGKHGHETKCGKGKESLPSNSGKTEIDIDAFRHYNFSDQPKCSQYISGLMSIHFYGAEDLKPPRIDSKDVFCAIQVDSVNKARTALLTCRTTFLDMDHTFNIEIENAQHLKLVVFSWEPTPRKNRVCCHGTVALPTLFRVTKTHQLAVKLEPRGLIYVKLSLMEQWENSLDGLDADREPVMFGVDARKVVEKENAGLMVPLLMQKCILEIEKRGCQVVGLYRLCGSAAVKKELREAFERDSKAVTLCESQYPDINVITGVLKDYLRELPSPLITKQLYEAVLDAMVKNPLKMTASGCENDPSDSEHTAALLDCLPDVEKATLKMLLDHLKLVASYHEVNKMTCQNLAVCFGPVLLSQRQETTNHNNRVFTDSEELASALDFKKHIEVLHYLLQLWPGSR; via the exons ATGGCCGACCCGCTGCGCAGGACGCTCTCCAAGCTGCGGGGCAGGAGGTCCCAgcgaggggcggcggcgggcgccgggcACCGCCACAGCGGGGTCTGCGCCCCGCAGG atttaatagaaaatgtttacatAGCTTCGAGAAGCAGGAAGGAGCCCAAGTTCCCCCAGTCCAGCGAGGTCTCTGAGCACAGGCCGCAGGTGAACAGCATTACTGTTTCTAAGAAAcgcagctggctgcagcagagcatgCACCGACCTCCtcctctggaagaagaaaacaccTGTAAGGAAGCGCATGGGGCTGTTATCCCAGTACCCAAATCTCCCATCCTGCTGCCTGAACCTGCAGTGCCGCGGGCTCCTTCCACGTCACCGGTGGGGCGGGAGTGCCCCACGCGAAGCCGCGCTCCTGTGTGTGCCCTGCCAAGCACCGCAAGCCCTGCTGTGCCAAGGAGCGCTGCTTTGGACTTCGGTGAGGATAATGATGCAGATGATGAAGGAGAAATATGGTACAACCCGATCCCTGAAGATGATGAGCCTGACTTGCTGAGGGTCCGCTCTTCTGCTGTGAATAGCCCAGTTGCTGTGGGCTTCCCAGCGGTTCGGTACAAACGCCACCCTGGGGGTGACTCGGGGACTGCCACGGGTCCTCATGACAATCCCCCACACTCCATGGAGAGCGTGGGGGACAGTCAGGTGGCTCAGCCCAGCGACGTGAGTCAGCCCGATGCCAGTGCATCCTTGCAGCAACACTGGCAGAGGTTTGCCTGCAAGGCTCCCAGCGTGCCAGCAGTAGAGGACAATCCTGCCTTTAAGTGCCCTTCAACAG ggTCTGGAGTTGTACTTGCACACAGGGCTGATATACCCTCCACAGAGGTTTCTCCTCCAAGTCCCAGTCCTCTGAAAAAAAGCGGATCAATCAACTGGCCTTtccctgatagaattaaatctcCCAGGACTGTGAGGAAGCTttccatgaaaatgaaaaagctgccAGAGCTGAGCAGGAAACTGAGTGTCAAGGGAACTTCAAGCCATACTAGTTCAGATAACCCTTCTTCCCTACTGAAAGGTAGCTGCCGGGATACAAGCCATACAGTGTCTTTGCCATCTTCTGGAAACTCAaccacagctgccagcaggaaTGTGATAAGTCGTTACCATCTTGACAGCAGCGTGTCGTCGCAACACacctacaaaaagaaaagctcgAGGAGCTCCAAGTCATTCAACAAAGGTGGTTACCTCAGTGATGGCGACTCTCCCGAACTTATAACTAAATCAGGTAAACATGGGCATGAAACCAAGTGcgggaaaggaaaggagagccTTCCAAGTAACAGTGGTAAAACTGAAATAGATATCGATGCTTTCAGACACTATAACTTTTCTGATCAACCCAAGTGCTCTCAGTACATCTCTGGACTCATGAGCATTCACTTTTATGGTGCTGAAGACTTAAAACCACCAAGAATAGACTCAAAAGATGTCTTTTGTGCAATACAGGTTGACTCAGTAAACAAAGCAAGAACAGCCCTGCTTACATGTAGGACAACATTCCTAGATATGGACCACACATTCAACATAGAAATTGAAAATGCTCAGCACTTAAAGCTGGTGGTGTTCAGCTGGGAACCCACCCCGCGGAAAAATCGGGTGTGTTGTCATGGAACCGTGGCTCTTCCCACTCTCTTCCGAGTGACAAAGACACATCAGCTGGCTGTCAAACTGGAACCGAGGGGGCTTATCTATGTCAAGCTGTCGCTCATGGAGCAGTGGGAGAACTCTCTTGATGGTCTCGATGCAGATCGGGAGCCTGTGATGTTTGGGGTAGATGCTCGAAAAGTTGTAGAGAAGGAAAATGCGGGCTTGATGGTGCCACTTTTGATGCAGAAATGCATTCTGGAGATTGAAAAGAGAGGCTGTCAG GTGGTAGGCCTGTATCGGTTATGTGGCTCAGCAGCGGTTAAGAAAGAGCTTCGAGAGGCATTTGAGAGGGACAGCAAGGCTGTTACTCTCTGTGAAAGCCAGTACCCAGATATTAATGTCATAACAG GCGTCCTAAAGGATTACCTGCGAGAGCTGCCCTCTCCCTTGATAACCAAGCAGCTCTACGAAGCAGTGTTGGATGCCATGGTGAAAAATCCCTTGAAAATGACAGCAAGTGGTTGTGAAAATGACCCGAGTGACTCTGAGCacacagcagccctgctggaCTGCCTGCCAGATGTTGAGAAG gCTACCCTGAAGATGCTGTTGGATCACCTGAAGCTGGTGGCTTCTTACCATGAAGTAAATAAGATGACGTGCCAGAATTTAGCTGTATGTTTTGGGCCTGTGTTACTGAGCCAGAGGCAGGAGACCACCAACCATAACAACAGAGTCTTCACAGACTCGGAAGAGCTTGCTAGTGCCCTGGACTTCAAAAAACACATAGAGGTTCTTCACTATTTACTCCAGCTGTGGCCAG GAAGCCGGTAA